In a single window of the Rhodothermales bacterium genome:
- a CDS encoding magnesium chelatase produces the protein MASPPDLSTLGALRESGYRSRSVKDELRGNLIAKLRAGEDVFPGVLGYDRSVIPQVQNALLARHDMILLGLRGQAKSRIVRLLANLMDEWLPIVAGSEIHDDPFAPVSKFARERVAEAGDDTPIAWVDRHARYGEKLATPDTSIADLIGDIDPIKAATQKLTYADEEVIHFGIIPRTNRGLFAINELPDLQPRIQVGLLNIMEEQDIQIRGFNVRIPLDLAMVFTANPEDYTNRGNIITPLKDRIDSQIITHYPRTIEIGVAITKQEAWQERGDDAVTVHVPHYFREIVEQIAFEARESEFIDQKSGVSARLTRAALEDLISAAERRALLSDEAETTVRIGDLVAVEPAITGKVELVYEGEQEGAQSVAQLLIGKAVSSIFTRYFPDPADKEQGRQSYQPVLGWFSKGNTLDLGPEMPFDAYAKALDAVDGLREIVKKQTNPTTPAETASAMEFVVEALHQQSLIGKDRVDARLKYADIMGSVLGSIGRFDDDDDDFEDYRRRFGG, from the coding sequence ATGGCTTCCCCTCCCGACCTCTCGACCCTCGGCGCGCTCCGTGAATCCGGCTACCGGAGCCGCTCCGTCAAAGACGAACTCCGCGGCAACCTGATCGCGAAGCTGCGCGCGGGCGAGGACGTATTCCCCGGTGTCCTCGGCTACGACCGCAGCGTGATCCCCCAGGTGCAGAACGCCCTCCTCGCCCGGCACGACATGATCCTGCTCGGCCTGCGCGGCCAGGCCAAGAGCCGGATCGTCCGCCTCCTCGCGAACCTGATGGACGAGTGGCTCCCCATCGTCGCCGGCTCCGAGATCCACGACGACCCGTTCGCGCCCGTCTCGAAGTTTGCCCGCGAGCGCGTGGCGGAGGCCGGCGACGACACGCCGATCGCGTGGGTCGACCGGCACGCCCGCTACGGCGAGAAGCTCGCTACGCCCGACACGAGCATCGCCGACCTCATCGGCGACATCGACCCGATCAAGGCGGCGACGCAGAAGCTGACGTACGCCGACGAGGAGGTGATCCACTTCGGCATCATCCCCCGCACGAACCGCGGCCTCTTCGCCATCAACGAGCTGCCGGACCTCCAGCCCCGCATCCAGGTCGGCCTCCTCAACATCATGGAGGAGCAGGACATCCAGATCCGCGGCTTCAACGTCCGCATCCCGCTCGACCTCGCGATGGTGTTCACGGCGAACCCGGAGGACTACACGAACCGCGGCAACATCATCACCCCGCTCAAGGACCGGATCGACAGCCAGATCATCACGCACTACCCGCGTACGATCGAGATCGGTGTGGCGATCACGAAGCAGGAGGCGTGGCAGGAGCGCGGCGACGACGCCGTGACGGTCCACGTCCCGCACTATTTCCGCGAGATCGTCGAGCAGATCGCCTTCGAGGCCCGGGAGAGCGAGTTCATCGACCAGAAGTCCGGCGTGTCGGCGCGGCTGACGCGGGCCGCGCTCGAAGACCTCATCTCGGCCGCCGAGCGCCGCGCGCTCCTCAGCGACGAGGCCGAGACGACGGTCCGCATCGGCGACCTCGTCGCCGTCGAGCCCGCGATCACAGGGAAGGTCGAACTCGTCTACGAGGGCGAGCAGGAGGGGGCGCAGAGCGTCGCGCAGCTCCTCATCGGCAAGGCCGTCAGCTCGATCTTTACCCGCTACTTCCCCGATCCGGCGGACAAGGAGCAGGGGCGACAGAGCTACCAGCCCGTGCTCGGGTGGTTCTCGAAGGGGAACACGCTCGACCTCGGGCCGGAGATGCCGTTCGACGCCTACGCGAAGGCGCTCGACGCCGTCGACGGGCTGCGCGAGATCGTAAAGAAGCAGACGAACCCGACGACGCCGGCCGAGACGGCGAGCGCGATGGAGTTCGTCGTCGAGGCGCTGCACCAGCAGTCGCTCATCGGGAAGGACCGCGTGGACGCGCGGCTGAAATACGCCGACATCATGGGCTCCGTCCTCGGCTCCATCGGCCGCTTCGACGACGATGACGACGACTTCGAGGACTACCGCCGCCGCTTCGGCGGGTGA
- a CDS encoding FG-GAP-like repeat-containing protein: MSPRLLVCALVAFATTLPVSAQTFTNASNLLPDGLVSGGFGGGAVVDVDGDGRTDLANTHTLLLQRDGGFEPVAFDGAFPLGSIHGDVDGDGLLDVLVLEAQEPEIYRYTPAHEALRPFTGRGGLNISIPLVQGSVLLDYDRDGTLDVLLGNDVGIDFLLRGLGDGAFADVSSEALPQLNRGDYGMMAADYDRDGDTDVYVGLCAGTTENLLYRNDDGVFSEVAPAADVDDARATWGVAWLDYDNDGWLDLFASNMPSHLAGTNGLFHNNADGTFTDVATEAGVAGPTEDNSWTVTASDFDNDGWVDLFVVNDPEGSRLFRNNADGTFTDITTAARIPSLVGLPVASGDVDGDGWSDLYMPAARDNRGQTFDALLLNDGGTNGWLTVDLTGVASNRDGVGARVEVAAGDLSMVREITAGDGFMAQSHGLRAHFGLGTATTADVTIRWPSGTVETISGVAANQAITVVEGLGLNGPPAMFGLTSPANGAAVPLGEAVTLAWDAATDPEAGAVSYTVHLASPDGADTTFETAEPTLTVPATMLSPEGEYRWAVVASDGHTPRTSLDPFRFTNNPDVASQAGPERDALSLEVWPNPARTEATVAFELETTESVWLEVYDALGRRVERSALGVRGAGAHAAQLDLGRYPAGMYVLRLFGGRGEVATVRMMRMD, from the coding sequence ATGTCGCCTCGCCTGCTCGTCTGCGCGCTCGTCGCGTTCGCTACGACGCTCCCGGTATCGGCTCAGACCTTTACGAATGCCTCGAATCTCTTGCCCGACGGGCTGGTCAGTGGAGGCTTTGGGGGAGGGGCCGTCGTAGATGTTGACGGCGACGGGCGGACGGACCTCGCGAACACGCACACGTTGCTGCTCCAGCGCGACGGAGGCTTCGAGCCCGTCGCGTTCGACGGGGCGTTCCCGCTCGGTTCCATCCATGGGGATGTGGACGGGGACGGGCTCCTCGATGTGCTCGTGCTCGAGGCCCAGGAGCCGGAGATTTACCGGTACACCCCGGCCCACGAGGCGCTCCGGCCCTTCACAGGCCGAGGAGGGCTGAACATTTCGATCCCTCTCGTGCAGGGGTCCGTCTTGCTCGACTACGACCGCGACGGCACGCTCGACGTCCTCCTCGGCAACGATGTCGGCATCGATTTCCTGCTCCGGGGGCTCGGGGACGGGGCATTCGCCGACGTTAGTAGCGAGGCGCTCCCCCAGCTCAATCGAGGCGATTACGGGATGATGGCGGCCGATTACGACCGCGACGGGGACACCGATGTGTACGTGGGACTGTGCGCGGGGACGACGGAGAACCTCCTGTATCGGAACGACGACGGCGTTTTCAGTGAGGTCGCTCCGGCAGCCGACGTGGACGATGCGCGCGCGACGTGGGGCGTCGCATGGCTCGACTACGACAACGACGGCTGGCTCGACCTCTTCGCGAGCAACATGCCGAGCCACCTGGCAGGGACGAATGGTCTCTTCCACAACAACGCCGATGGCACCTTCACCGACGTAGCAACGGAGGCCGGCGTGGCTGGACCGACGGAAGACAACAGTTGGACCGTCACCGCGTCCGACTTCGACAACGACGGCTGGGTCGACCTCTTCGTCGTCAACGACCCGGAAGGCTCGCGGCTCTTCCGCAATAACGCGGACGGTACGTTCACCGACATCACCACGGCGGCGCGGATTCCCTCCCTCGTCGGGCTACCCGTAGCCTCGGGCGATGTGGACGGCGACGGCTGGTCGGACCTCTACATGCCCGCCGCGAGGGATAACCGGGGGCAAACCTTTGACGCGCTTCTCCTCAACGACGGCGGGACGAACGGCTGGCTCACCGTCGATCTCACCGGCGTCGCCTCCAACCGCGATGGTGTCGGCGCGCGTGTCGAGGTCGCGGCAGGCGATCTCTCGATGGTCCGCGAGATCACGGCGGGCGACGGGTTCATGGCGCAGAGCCACGGCCTCCGTGCCCACTTCGGCCTCGGCACGGCGACCACGGCTGACGTGACGATCCGCTGGCCGAGTGGCACCGTCGAGACGATCTCGGGCGTCGCCGCCAATCAGGCGATCACGGTCGTCGAAGGGCTCGGCCTCAACGGGCCACCCGCGATGTTCGGCCTCACGAGTCCGGCGAATGGAGCCGCGGTCCCGCTCGGCGAAGCGGTGACGCTCGCCTGGGACGCCGCGACCGATCCCGAGGCCGGTGCGGTGAGCTACACGGTCCATCTCGCCTCGCCCGACGGCGCGGACACGACATTTGAGACGGCGGAGCCGACGCTCACGGTGCCCGCCACGATGCTCTCGCCCGAGGGGGAATATCGATGGGCCGTGGTGGCGAGCGACGGGCACACGCCGCGCACGAGCCTCGACCCGTTCCGCTTCACGAACAATCCGGACGTGGCGAGCCAAGCCGGACCGGAGAGGGACGCGCTCTCGCTAGAGGTGTGGCCGAATCCGGCACGCACGGAAGCGACGGTAGCCTTCGAGCTAGAAACCACCGAGTCGGTGTGGCTGGAGGTCTACGATGCGCTCGGGCGGCGCGTGGAGCGGTCTGCGCTCGGTGTGCGCGGTGCGGGCGCTCACGCGGCACAACTCGATCTCGGCCGATACCCTGCCGGGATGTACGTGCTCCGGCTGTTCGGGGGCCGAGGCGAGGTGGCCACCGTGCGTATGATGCGCATGGACTGA
- a CDS encoding transporter substrate-binding domain-containing protein: protein MRLLLAAVACCGLVLPVVAQPTDSVATPVAQRLVAAVHEAPPFAIKNDDGTWDGIAVELWREIGRAEGFEAALDEVPDGGVLDAVASGRADVGLTAPASAEAERRVDFTLPYYTATLGIAEPRADGAWAVAKRLFSPTFLKFALGIAVLLLLVGVIAWLVERSDNEDDFRQSIGGVWDGFYWAGVTMSTIGYGDKAPKTTGGRALALVWMLISMAVTAALTAALVSALGLKSGSASASLPADVRGQTVGVVERTVAADFLDAERVRVRPFPTLAAALDALDRDSIDVVVDATPVLENAISERGMQSLKVSATKAEPQQWALAVPAGSPLRERFSRAVLERIDGPAWQATLDRYLQGAR, encoded by the coding sequence ATGCGCCTCCTCCTCGCCGCCGTGGCTTGCTGCGGCCTCGTCCTCCCTGTCGTCGCTCAGCCCACGGACTCGGTTGCTACGCCTGTTGCGCAACGCCTCGTGGCTGCCGTGCACGAGGCCCCACCGTTCGCCATCAAAAACGACGATGGGACGTGGGATGGCATCGCCGTCGAGCTGTGGCGCGAGATCGGACGGGCCGAGGGGTTCGAGGCCGCGCTCGACGAGGTGCCCGACGGCGGCGTGCTCGACGCCGTCGCGAGCGGGCGCGCCGATGTCGGGCTGACGGCCCCGGCCTCGGCCGAGGCCGAGCGCCGCGTGGACTTCACGCTCCCGTACTACACCGCCACCCTCGGCATCGCCGAACCACGGGCGGACGGCGCGTGGGCCGTCGCCAAGCGGCTGTTCTCGCCGACGTTTCTCAAGTTCGCACTCGGCATCGCCGTCCTCCTCCTCCTCGTCGGCGTCATCGCGTGGCTCGTCGAGCGGAGCGACAACGAGGACGATTTCCGGCAGAGCATCGGCGGCGTGTGGGACGGGTTCTACTGGGCGGGCGTCACGATGTCGACGATCGGCTACGGCGACAAAGCGCCGAAGACGACGGGCGGGCGGGCGCTCGCCCTCGTGTGGATGCTGATCTCGATGGCGGTGACGGCCGCGCTCACCGCCGCGCTCGTCTCCGCGCTCGGGCTGAAGTCGGGCTCGGCGTCAGCCTCGCTCCCGGCCGATGTGCGGGGGCAGACGGTCGGCGTCGTCGAGCGCACCGTCGCCGCGGACTTCCTCGACGCGGAGCGCGTGCGGGTCCGCCCGTTCCCCACGCTCGCCGCTGCGCTCGACGCGCTCGACCGCGACAGCATCGACGTGGTTGTGGACGCGACGCCGGTGTTGGAGAACGCGATCAGCGAACGGGGGATGCAGTCGCTGAAGGTGTCGGCGACGAAGGCGGAGCCGCAGCAGTGGGCCCTCGCCGTGCCCGCGGGCTCGCCGCTGCGCGAGCGCTTCAGCCGCGCCGTGCTCGAACGCATCGACGGCCCCGCGTGGCAGGCGACCCTCGACCGCTACCTGCAGGGCGCGCGATAG
- a CDS encoding lmo0937 family membrane protein: MLWTILVILIILWLLGFLGGVGGSLIHLLLVIALIVLIYNLVTGRKAV; the protein is encoded by the coding sequence ATGTTGTGGACGATCCTCGTCATCCTCATCATCCTGTGGCTGCTCGGCTTCCTCGGCGGCGTCGGTGGTAGCCTCATCCACCTCTTGCTCGTCATCGCGCTTATCGTGCTGATCTACAACCTCGTCACGGGACGTAAGGCGGTGTAG
- a CDS encoding GNAT family N-acetyltransferase, whose amino-acid sequence MPVRSATPDDAPLLRSLILALAAYEKLLPEAEAGCREDALSAHLRPDANPRLDGFIAETDDGEPAGFALSFPVYSTFHTNWGVHLEDLFVRPEHRGAGFGLALMRAVAAEAVRRGCVRMEWAVLDWNAPAIAFYERLGAQAMDEWTTMRLTGDALASLAAD is encoded by the coding sequence ATGCCGGTTCGTTCCGCCACGCCCGACGACGCCCCGCTCCTGCGCTCGCTCATCCTCGCGCTCGCGGCGTACGAAAAGCTCCTCCCTGAAGCCGAGGCCGGCTGTCGTGAGGACGCCCTCAGCGCCCACCTCCGGCCCGACGCTAATCCCCGGCTCGACGGCTTCATCGCCGAGACCGACGACGGCGAGCCGGCCGGCTTCGCCCTCTCCTTCCCGGTCTACTCCACGTTCCACACGAACTGGGGCGTCCACCTCGAAGACCTCTTCGTGCGGCCCGAGCACCGGGGCGCGGGGTTCGGCCTCGCCCTCATGCGGGCGGTCGCGGCGGAGGCCGTGCGGCGCGGGTGCGTGCGGATGGAGTGGGCCGTGCTCGACTGGAACGCGCCCGCCATCGCCTTTTACGAACGCCTCGGCGCGCAGGCGATGGACGAGTGGACGACGATGCGCCTCACCGGCGACGCGCTCGCTTCCCTCGCGGCCGACTGA
- a CDS encoding right-handed parallel beta-helix repeat-containing protein, which produces MLLRRLACALAALLAVAGGPAAVAQPIGSVLFVDADATGTADGSSWADAFPDLQQALAVAAAGDEVWVAEGTYLPAEGGVVDRDASFVLVSGTALYGGFDGTEGARDERDPEVNVTILSGDLGVPDDLSDNAYHVVVASGVDESTVLDGFTVTGGNGNGASPRNRGGGIYAENSSLVVRDCRIIENRVVQTDGEGGGGGAFFGSGGTPRFERVAFERNDGALGGGLWLFEGVDAVVVDAAFVENTADSGGGINSNQSTLTVVGTSFVRNVADRGGGGISVLIGSTHLLNAGFYGNVAEPGGAFGLSLGAGVNSSGPLTATNVTFVGNMAEKAAGLSAGGNDGYLLTNVTFAANEALVEGGAVRISSGSDLLLRNSVLWGNGDEIAEVAGTSTLRHVLVAGGCPPEATCEALLDADPRFVRVPDPGPDGAWGTADDDYGDLRLRDDSPAIDFGLTSFLPSDAFDLDGDGNTAEPLPLDLAGEARVVGASVDLGAYERPAPVAAESELAGPDAVTLGAYPNPARGPVSVSLALGRSQRVEVTVYDVLGRRVARLHDGPLAAGHHALAFDASRLGAGLYLIRAIGDGFSAAQRVTTVR; this is translated from the coding sequence TTGTTGCTCCGTCGCCTCGCCTGTGCTCTCGCCGCGCTGCTCGCCGTCGCGGGCGGTCCCGCCGCCGTCGCTCAACCCATCGGTTCCGTCCTCTTCGTGGACGCCGACGCCACCGGCACGGCCGACGGCTCCTCGTGGGCCGACGCCTTCCCCGACCTCCAGCAAGCGCTCGCCGTGGCCGCAGCCGGCGACGAGGTGTGGGTGGCCGAGGGCACCTACCTCCCGGCCGAGGGCGGCGTGGTCGACCGCGACGCCTCGTTCGTGCTCGTCTCCGGCACCGCGCTCTACGGCGGGTTCGACGGCACTGAAGGCGCCCGCGACGAGCGGGACCCTGAAGTGAACGTGACGATTCTATCGGGCGACCTCGGCGTGCCCGATGATCTCAGCGACAACGCCTATCACGTCGTCGTGGCGAGCGGCGTAGATGAGAGCACGGTGCTCGACGGGTTCACCGTGACGGGCGGCAACGGGAACGGGGCGAGCCCACGCAACCGCGGCGGGGGGATCTACGCCGAGAACAGCAGCCTCGTCGTGCGCGACTGCCGGATCATCGAGAACCGCGTCGTGCAGACCGACGGCGAGGGCGGTGGGGGCGGCGCGTTCTTCGGGAGCGGGGGGACGCCTAGGTTCGAGCGGGTGGCGTTCGAGCGGAACGACGGGGCGCTCGGGGGCGGCCTGTGGCTGTTCGAGGGCGTGGACGCCGTCGTCGTCGACGCCGCCTTCGTGGAGAACACGGCCGACTCCGGCGGCGGGATCAACAGCAACCAATCCACGCTGACCGTCGTCGGGACGTCCTTCGTTCGGAACGTGGCGGATCGCGGGGGAGGCGGGATCTCCGTCCTCATCGGGAGCACGCACCTCCTCAACGCCGGGTTCTACGGGAACGTGGCCGAGCCCGGCGGCGCCTTCGGCCTGAGCCTCGGGGCGGGCGTGAACAGTTCCGGCCCCCTCACGGCGACGAACGTGACGTTCGTCGGCAACATGGCTGAGAAGGCGGCGGGGCTCTCGGCCGGGGGGAACGACGGCTACCTCCTCACGAACGTCACGTTCGCCGCGAACGAGGCCCTCGTTGAGGGCGGGGCCGTCCGCATCTCCAGCGGGTCCGACCTCCTCCTGCGGAACTCCGTACTCTGGGGCAACGGCGACGAGATCGCTGAAGTGGCCGGAACCTCCACCCTCCGCCACGTCCTCGTCGCAGGCGGCTGCCCACCGGAGGCGACGTGCGAAGCCCTCCTCGACGCCGACCCGCGCTTCGTGCGTGTGCCCGACCCCGGCCCTGACGGCGCGTGGGGCACGGCCGACGACGACTACGGCGACCTCCGCCTCCGAGACGACAGTCCGGCGATTGACTTCGGCCTCACGAGCTTCCTCCCGTCCGACGCCTTCGACCTCGACGGCGACGGCAACACCGCCGAGCCGTTGCCGCTCGACCTGGCTGGCGAGGCGCGCGTGGTCGGCGCGTCGGTGGACCTCGGGGCCTACGAGCGCCCGGCCCCGGTCGCCGCCGAGTCAGAGCTTGCAGGCCCAGATGCCGTCACACTCGGCGCCTACCCGAACCCGGCGCGCGGCCCGGTCAGCGTGTCGCTCGCGCTCGGTCGGTCGCAGCGGGTGGAGGTCACGGTCTACGACGTGCTCGGTCGCCGGGTAGCGCGGCTCCACGACGGCCCGCTCGCCGCAGGCCACCACGCGCTGGCGTTCGACGCGTCGCGGCTTGGGGCCGGGCTCTACCTCATCCGCGCCATCGGCGACGGCTTCAGCGCAGCGCAGCGCGTGACCACCGTGCGTTAA
- a CDS encoding carboxypeptidase regulatory-like domain-containing protein encodes MRLLLPALLLCCAAVWGPAAFGQRAAVVGVVADAESGEGLAGVNVVVESEDGRQFGRATDRDGGFAFAGLLPGRYTLAATFLGYEPFADTLAVDFGDRVELAITLSPDEAELAAVTVESEGLAPTASPAGLIRVRPADIALIPSPDLSADLASFLTVQPGIVTVGDRGGQLYVRGGTPTENLVLVDGMRLFQPFHIVGFYSAFPAEIVQTADVYAGGFGARYGGRISSVIDVQTRNGDKQRFGGAASVAPFLTSIRVEGPVVRDEASFVVSVRESVVERVAEEVLGEPLPYRFGDAFAKFHAFTGPASFVTFSGLRTTDSGDISGSADERTRVDWTNEAAGARFFYLPTSLAAALDVTVNYSAYRSSFEPERAPARDADVKSFGGTFGLAYFLDRADVRLGFGGQTLNFDYTFDRAGRPAAENTTEGHAFIEADFDLGRGVRVEPGLRMQSFPAQRRSVSLEPRLRASWAASPATTLSAAFGVYRQEIIGLTNERDIGDVFLAWASIPQGAPTPRALHAILGVETRPVAGLELSAEGYAKQLADVQVLLGDRGLVRSHGEVYGLDLRATWRRAPLYLYAGYGLSASEYRNAREDYRPPHDRRHRFNLVGEWTRGAWRLAARWQLTSGRPFTRLLGVYDDLGTVEQSGGFVTEPGAPTVLTEAAPFRGLTPAYYRLDLSLERDFAFRAALLTLQASVINATDRANFFYYDTFRADRVDQFPLIPSLGLRVEVR; translated from the coding sequence ATGCGCCTCCTGCTCCCTGCTCTCCTGCTGTGCTGTGCCGCCGTGTGGGGCCCCGCCGCGTTCGGGCAGCGGGCGGCGGTGGTGGGCGTCGTCGCGGACGCCGAGAGCGGCGAGGGGCTCGCGGGCGTCAACGTGGTCGTCGAGAGCGAGGACGGGCGGCAGTTCGGGCGGGCGACGGACCGGGACGGCGGCTTCGCGTTCGCGGGCCTGCTGCCGGGGCGCTACACGCTCGCGGCGACGTTCCTCGGCTACGAACCGTTCGCGGACACGCTCGCGGTGGACTTCGGGGACCGGGTCGAGCTGGCGATCACGCTGAGCCCCGACGAGGCCGAGCTGGCGGCCGTCACTGTCGAAAGCGAGGGCCTCGCGCCGACGGCCTCGCCCGCCGGACTGATCCGCGTCCGCCCGGCCGATATCGCACTCATCCCCTCGCCCGACCTCAGCGCCGACCTCGCGAGCTTCCTCACCGTGCAGCCCGGCATCGTCACCGTCGGCGACCGCGGCGGGCAGCTCTACGTCCGCGGCGGCACGCCGACGGAGAACCTCGTGCTCGTCGACGGGATGCGGCTGTTCCAGCCGTTCCACATCGTCGGGTTCTATTCCGCGTTTCCGGCCGAGATCGTGCAGACGGCCGACGTCTACGCCGGTGGCTTCGGCGCGCGCTACGGCGGGCGGATCTCGTCGGTGATCGACGTGCAGACGCGGAATGGCGACAAGCAGCGCTTCGGCGGGGCGGCGTCGGTGGCCCCGTTCCTGACTTCGATCCGCGTCGAGGGGCCGGTCGTCCGCGACGAGGCGTCGTTCGTGGTGAGCGTGCGCGAGTCCGTCGTCGAGCGCGTGGCGGAGGAGGTCCTGGGAGAGCCGCTCCCGTACCGCTTCGGCGATGCCTTCGCCAAGTTCCACGCCTTCACCGGGCCGGCCTCGTTCGTCACCTTCTCCGGTCTCCGCACGACGGATTCGGGCGACATCAGCGGTTCCGCCGACGAGCGGACCCGCGTCGACTGGACGAACGAGGCCGCCGGCGCCCGCTTCTTCTACCTCCCGACCTCGCTCGCGGCCGCGCTCGACGTGACGGTGAACTACTCGGCCTACCGCTCGTCGTTCGAGCCCGAGCGCGCCCCGGCCCGCGACGCCGACGTGAAGAGCTTCGGCGGGACGTTCGGCCTCGCCTACTTCCTCGACCGCGCCGACGTCCGCCTCGGCTTCGGCGGGCAGACGCTGAACTTCGACTACACCTTCGACCGCGCCGGCCGCCCGGCGGCGGAGAACACGACGGAGGGCCACGCCTTCATCGAGGCCGATTTCGACCTCGGGCGCGGGGTGCGCGTCGAGCCGGGGCTGCGGATGCAGTCGTTCCCCGCGCAGCGGCGGTCCGTCTCGCTGGAGCCGCGCCTCCGCGCCTCGTGGGCGGCGAGCCCGGCGACGACGCTCAGCGCCGCGTTCGGCGTCTACCGGCAGGAGATCATCGGGCTCACGAACGAGCGCGACATCGGCGACGTGTTCCTCGCGTGGGCCTCGATCCCCCAGGGTGCGCCGACGCCGCGCGCGCTCCACGCGATCCTCGGCGTCGAGACGCGGCCCGTGGCGGGGCTGGAGCTGAGCGCCGAGGGCTACGCCAAGCAACTCGCCGACGTGCAGGTGCTCCTTGGCGACCGCGGGCTCGTGCGCTCGCACGGCGAGGTCTACGGGCTCGACCTGCGGGCGACGTGGCGCCGCGCCCCGCTCTACCTCTACGCCGGCTACGGCCTCTCCGCCTCCGAATACCGCAACGCGCGCGAGGACTACCGCCCGCCGCACGACCGCCGCCACCGCTTCAACCTCGTCGGCGAGTGGACGCGCGGGGCGTGGCGGCTGGCGGCGCGCTGGCAGCTCACGTCCGGCCGCCCGTTCACCCGCCTCCTCGGCGTTTACGACGACCTCGGGACGGTCGAGCAGAGCGGCGGCTTCGTCACCGAGCCCGGCGCGCCGACCGTCCTGACCGAAGCGGCGCCGTTCCGCGGCCTCACGCCCGCGTACTACCGGCTCGACCTCTCGCTGGAGCGGGACTTCGCCTTCCGCGCCGCCCTCCTCACGCTGCAGGCCAGCGTCATCAACGCCACCGACCGCGCCAACTTCTTCTACTACGACACCTTCCGCGCCGACCGCGTCGACCAGTTCCCGCTCATCCCCTCGCTCGGCCTCCGCGTCGAAGTCCGATGA
- a CDS encoding glycosyltransferase family 2 protein: protein MRTLVIIPAFNEARSIGRVIGDIPDHVAEVVVVNNASTDETERNAAAAGATVLREDRQGYGWACLRGIDYARTRTPDVVVFLDGDYSDHPDELDLLLAPIRRGEADFVVGSRVTGEREPGAMLPQALVGNRLACALMRWLWGARFTDLGPFRAIRFADLLALGMQDTTYGWTVEMQIKAVRAGLRCAEVPVSYRRRIGVSKITGTLAGTAKASAKILWTIGRYAVAPAPGRRVPGAGR from the coding sequence ATGCGCACGCTCGTCATCATCCCCGCCTTCAACGAGGCCCGCTCGATTGGCCGCGTCATCGGCGACATCCCCGACCACGTCGCCGAAGTCGTCGTCGTCAACAACGCGTCGACGGACGAGACGGAGCGGAACGCGGCGGCGGCCGGTGCGACCGTCCTCCGCGAAGACCGGCAGGGCTACGGCTGGGCCTGCCTCCGCGGCATCGATTACGCCCGCACCCGTACCCCCGACGTCGTCGTCTTCCTCGACGGCGACTACAGCGACCACCCCGACGAACTCGACCTCCTCCTCGCCCCGATCCGCCGCGGCGAGGCCGATTTCGTCGTCGGCTCCCGCGTGACGGGGGAGCGGGAGCCGGGCGCGATGCTGCCGCAGGCGCTCGTCGGCAACCGGCTCGCGTGCGCGCTGATGCGCTGGCTGTGGGGCGCGCGCTTCACCGACCTCGGCCCGTTCCGCGCCATTCGATTCGCCGACCTCCTCGCGCTCGGGATGCAGGACACGACGTATGGCTGGACCGTCGAGATGCAGATCAAAGCGGTGCGGGCGGGGCTGCGCTGCGCCGAGGTGCCGGTGTCGTACCGCCGCCGCATCGGCGTCTCGAAGATCACGGGCACGCTCGCCGGCACGGCGAAAGCGTCGGCCAAGATTCTGTGGACGATCGGGCGCTACGCCGTCGCCCCGGCGCCCGGGCGTCGCGTGCCGGGCGCCGGGCGCTGA